The following coding sequences lie in one Lentilactobacillus sp. SPB1-3 genomic window:
- a CDS encoding cation:dicarboxylate symporter family transporter, with translation MKKYKSYRPSLGWQIMIGLILGIVLGVVFYGNKVAITTMQNIGTMFISLIQMIVLPIVVTCLTVGIASIGDIKKLGRVGLKTLIYFELMTTIAIALGMIVANILHPGTMIDIHSLHSSDISQYMATAKSAKHTGIWQTLMGIIPTNIFSSLASGDMMPVIFFSVFFGLGIAAIGEKGKILIDVLQAASEVMFKVTNWVMHFAPIGVCALIGVALAEMGISALVPLGYFVLITYATMIFFVIVVMGIVAKIFGFSIFNLLTVIKDEIVLAFSTASSEAVLPKMIEKMDNFGTNQGIVSFVIPTGYTFNLDGSAIYQSIAALFLAQAYHIHLSLGQQITLLVVLMVTSKGMAGVPGASFVVLLATISTIGVPVTGLTFIAGIDRIVDMGRTAVNVVGNSLATMVIGKSENEFDQKRSDEYLATFKQK, from the coding sequence ATGAAAAAGTATAAAAGTTATCGACCATCATTAGGGTGGCAAATAATGATTGGTCTGATTTTAGGAATTGTCTTAGGTGTTGTCTTTTATGGTAACAAAGTTGCAATTACAACCATGCAAAATATTGGGACAATGTTTATTAGCCTGATTCAAATGATAGTATTGCCAATTGTTGTAACTTGTTTAACTGTTGGAATAGCAAGCATTGGGGATATTAAGAAACTTGGCCGTGTTGGGTTAAAGACTTTAATCTATTTTGAATTAATGACCACAATAGCAATTGCATTAGGGATGATAGTTGCTAACATATTACATCCTGGAACAATGATTGATATTCATTCATTACATAGTTCTGATATTAGCCAGTATATGGCTACCGCTAAGTCTGCAAAGCATACAGGCATCTGGCAGACATTAATGGGAATTATCCCAACCAATATTTTTAGTTCCTTAGCTAGTGGTGATATGATGCCTGTAATATTCTTCTCAGTTTTCTTTGGTTTGGGTATTGCTGCTATTGGTGAGAAAGGTAAGATACTTATCGATGTTTTACAAGCTGCCTCCGAAGTGATGTTTAAAGTTACAAATTGGGTAATGCATTTTGCACCAATTGGTGTTTGTGCATTAATCGGTGTTGCTTTAGCTGAGATGGGAATATCTGCCTTGGTTCCACTAGGGTATTTTGTATTGATTACATACGCAACAATGATTTTCTTTGTAATCGTAGTTATGGGAATAGTCGCAAAAATATTTGGTTTCAGTATCTTTAACCTATTAACAGTGATTAAAGACGAAATAGTTTTGGCGTTCTCAACCGCTAGTTCAGAAGCAGTTTTACCAAAAATGATCGAAAAAATGGATAACTTCGGAACTAATCAAGGAATCGTATCCTTTGTTATTCCAACGGGGTATACATTTAACTTGGATGGTTCAGCAATCTATCAATCCATTGCTGCTTTATTCCTTGCTCAGGCATACCACATTCATCTTTCTCTTGGGCAACAAATCACTTTATTGGTTGTTTTGATGGTGACTTCAAAAGGTATGGCTGGGGTTCCAGGGGCTTCCTTTGTGGTTCTACTAGCTACTATCTCAACAATAGGGGTTCCTGTAACAGGGTTAACATTTATCGCAGGAATCGATCGAATAGTCGACATGGGACGAACGGCTGTTAATGTTGTGGGTAACTCATTAGCAACCATGGTTATTGGCAAGTCTGAAAATGAATTTGATCAAAAACGTTCTGATGAATATTTAGCTACATTTAAACAAAAATAA